One window of the Piliocolobus tephrosceles isolate RC106 chromosome 17, ASM277652v3, whole genome shotgun sequence genome contains the following:
- the SRL gene encoding sarcalumenin → MRPPLKRKVAMEVKARKKEEFPPKRSPKRTAAMGLAQKKQRAPPRRPRRPRRPRSPRKPGNPRKAEISRKPRGXXXQEGGAPQESGGPQEGGDPQEAREPQEGGELQEATGTTSHRDRGAQPGSEELNTESVGGETLDMKAEEPEEGHQGRESPIVAAQEETEDANEEAPLRDRSHIEKTLMLNEDKPSDDYSAVLQRLRKIYHSSIKPLEQSYKYNELRQHEITDGEITSKPMVLFLGPWSVGKSTMINYLLGLENTRYQLYTGAEPTTSEFTVLMHGPKLKTIEGIVMAADSARSFSPLEKFGQNFLEKLIGIEVPHKLLERVTFVDTPGIIENRKQQERGYPFNDVCQWFIDRADLIFVVFDPTKLDVGLELEMLFRQLKGRESQIRIILNKADNLATQMLMRVYGALFWSLAPLINVTEPPRVYVSSFWPQEYKPDTHQELFLQEEISLLEDLNQVIENRLENKIAFIRQHAIRVRIHALLVDRYLQTYKDKMTFFSDGELVFKDIVEDPDKFYIFKTILAKTNVSKFDLPNREAYKDFFGINPISSFKLLSQQCSYMGGCFLEKIERAITQELPGLLGSLGLGKNPGALNCDKTGCSETPKNRYRKH, encoded by the exons ATGAGGCCTCCTCTGAAGAGGAAAGTGGCGATGGAGGTGAAAGcgaggaagaaggaggagttcCCTCCGAAGAGGAGTCCGAAGAGGACAGCGGCGATGGGGCTAGCTCAGAAGAAGCAGAGGGCACCTCCGAGGAGGCCACGCAGACCCAGGAGGCCGAGGAGCCCCAGGAAGCCAGGGAACCCCAGGAAGGCGGAGATCTCCAGGAAGCCGAGGGGNNNNNNNNNNCAGGAAGGCGGAGCGCCACAGGAAAGCGGGGGGCCCCAGGAAGGTGGGGATCCCCAGGAAGCCAGGGAGCCCCAGGAAGGTGGGGAGCTTCAGGAAGCCACAGGAACCAcaagccacagggacagagggGCCCAGCCTGGCTCGGAGGAATTGAATACGGAGTCCGTGGGCGGTGAGACCCTGGACATGAAGGCAGAGGAGCCCGAGGAGGGACATCAGGGGAGGGAGAGTCCCATCGTTGCTGCCCAGG AAGAGACGGAGGATGCAAATGAAGAAGCCCCACTGAGGGACCGCTCCCACATCGAGAAGACCCTCATGCTGAATGAGGACAAGCCATCTGATGACTACTCTG CGGTGCTTCAGCGGCTTCGGAAGATCTACCACTCATCCATCAAGCCCCTGGAGCAGTCCTACAAGTACAATGAGCTCCGGCAGCACGAGATCACAG ATGGAGAGATTACCTCCAAGCCCATGGTGCTGTTCCTGGGACCGTGGAGTGTTGGTAAATCTACCATGATAAACTACCTCCTTGGGCTGGAAAATACTCGCTATCAGCTCTATACAG GTGCCGAACCCACCACCTCTGAGTTCACGGTCCTCATGCACGGGCCCAAGCTGAAAACCATCGAGGGCATCGTCATGGCTGCTGACAGCGCCCGCTCCTTCTCACCCCTTGAGAAGTTTGGCCAGAATTTCCTAGAGAAGCTGATTGGCATTGAGGTTCCCCACAAACTTCTGGAGAGGGTCACTTTTGTGGATACACCAGGCATCATCGAGAACCGCAAGCAGCAAGAAAGAG GGTATCCCTTCAACGACGTGTGCCAGTGGTTCATCGACAGAGCTGACCTCATCTTTGTCGTCTTTGATCCAACCAAGCTGGATGTGGGTCTGGAGCTGGAGATGCTCTTCCGCCAGTTGAAGGGGCGTGAATCCCAGATAAGGATCATCCTGAACAAGGCTGACAATTTGGCCACCCAAATGCTCATGCGGGTTTATGGGGCCCTCTTCTGGAGCTTGGCCCCTCTCATCAATGTCACAGAGCCCCCAAGGGTTTACGTCAGCTCCTTCTGGCCACAAGAGTATAAGCCAGACACCCATCAGGAACTGTTCCTCCAAGAAGAGATCTCCCTCCTGGAAGACCTGAATCAGGTGATCGAGAACAGATTGGAGAACAAGATTGCCTTCATCCGCCAGCATGCCATCCGGGTCCGCATCCACGCCCTCCTGGTTGACCGCTACCTGCAGACTTACAAGGACAAAATGACCTTCTTCAGTGATGGAGAACTGGTCTTTAAGGACATTGTGGAAGATCCTGATAAATTCTACAtcttcaagaccatcctggcaaagaCCAATGTCAGCAAATTTGACCTTCCCAACCGTGAGGCCTATAAGGACTTCTTTGGCATCAATCCCATTTCCAGTTTCAAACTGCTCTCCCAGCAGTGCTCCTACATGGGAGGTTGCTTTCTGGAGAAGATTGAGCGGGCCATCACTCAGGAGCTTCCGGGCCTCCTGGGTAGCCTCGGGCTAGGGAAGAATCCAGGTGCTCTCAACTGTGACAAAACAGGGTGTAGCGAAACCCCAAAAAATCGCTACAGGAAGCACTAG